A region of the Nitrospirota bacterium genome:
TCATCGCGCGGTCGATCACGGCCTGCTCCGAGGCTTCGTAGCCCACCAGCACCGGGCCGATCGTCTCGTTGATCTGCCGAACTGCCTTGAGCACGCCTTTGCCGCGAAACCGCTTGGCGTCGCCGTCCCGCAGCTCCAAGGCCTCGCGCTCGCCCGTCGAGGCGCCGGACGGCACGGCCGCGCGCCCGCCCGCGCCGCTCTGCAGCACCACCTCGGCCTCCACGGTCGGCATCCCGCGGGAGTCTATGATTTCGCGCCCGAATACCTGAATGATTTCGCTCATCCTAAGGTTCCCTCTCTTAGGAGCCTGTCCATGAACGGTCATCTGCGGCGTTGCCGCTGCGCATCCGCTCCTCACGTACGCACTTAGTACGCTGCGGTGCGGTGCTCGCGGCGCCTTGCATCTGACTCGTTCCTGAACAGGCTCGACGGTGTCGGGTCACCAACAACGTAAAAGCACCTCGGGCGTAATCCATCGCTGTTACGTGTCGGACTGGCGCACTTCGCCCTCGAATTCCCAGTCCTCTCGGTGTTTGTGGCAATCCTTGCACGCTTTGCCGGCCATCGGCAATTTTTTGTGCGGAGGCTCGATCTTGACCGGATCGTGGCACTGCGTGCAGAACCGATCGGGCAGCTTGGCCTTGAACGGTCCACGCAGGTCCTCTTCGCTGTCTATAAAATGCGCGACGAACATCCCCAGCCCCCGCGCCTGCGCTTCCAGCACGCCCAGCGGCCCGGGACCCGAGTGGCACATGATGCAGTCGGGATGATCCTCTTCCGCGCCGGACACCTTCCACCCCTTGCCGGGACGTTCCATTTCGTGGCACGAAACACAGAACGCCGGACTGCGCTCCAGCGCCCGTCCGCCGGTCGAGAGCCCGATACCAATGAGCACCGCCGCGGTTGGAATCACCACCCATCGCCACCTCATGGCGCGAGACGCGCCTTGAGCAACTCGTTGACCTTGGCCGGGTTCGCCTTCCCCTGCGTGCGTTTCATCACCTGCCCGACGAAAAACCCAAAGAGTTTGTCTTTCCCGGAACGGTATTGCTCCAGCTCTTTGGGGCTGTCCGCGAGCACCTGGTCGATCACCGCGGCAAGTTCCCCGGCATCGCTGACTTGCGTCAGGCCTTTCGCCGCCACCACCGCGTCGGGTTCCGCTCCCGTGCGGTACATCTCCTCGAACACGGTCTTGGCGATCTTGCCGCTGATGGTCCCGTTCTCCATCAGCGCGAACAACGCCGCGAGCGACTTGGGCGTCACTCGGCAGGCCTCGATCTCGAGGCCGTCGGCGTTGAGCAACGCCAGCAGCTCGCTCATGATCCAGTTGGCTGCGGCCTTGGCCGGTCCGCCCTGCCGAACCACGGCCTCGTAATACTCCGCCAGCGCGCGGCTCCCGGTCAACACGGTCGCGTCATAGCTGGACAACCCGTATTGCGCGGCGAACCGCGCCCGCTTGGCCTCGGGTAGCTCGGGCAGGCCGGTCCGGATCTCCTCGATCCACGCGGCCGGCGGGGCAAGCGGGACCAGGTCGGGTTCCGGAAAGTATCGGTAGTCGTGGGCGTCTTCCTTGGTCCGCATCGACGCCGTGACCCCGCGCTGGGGATCGAAGAGCCTGGTTTCCTGCACGATGCGCTGCCCCGATTCCACTTGGTCGATCTGGCGCTGCACCTCGTATTCAATCGCGCGTTTC
Encoded here:
- a CDS encoding cytochrome C, whose product is MRWRWVVIPTAAVLIGIGLSTGGRALERSPAFCVSCHEMERPGKGWKVSGAEEDHPDCIMCHSGPGPLGVLEAQARGLGMFVAHFIDSEEDLRGPFKAKLPDRFCTQCHDPVKIEPPHKKLPMAGKACKDCHKHREDWEFEGEVRQSDT
- the gatB gene encoding Asp-tRNA(Asn)/Glu-tRNA(Gln) amidotransferase subunit GatB, which codes for MTTSATATKTAYETVIGLEVHAQLLTRSKMFCGCSTTFGSAANTQVCPVCLGMPGVLPVVNRRAVEFAIRLGLAVNAHIADTSRFARKNYFYPDLPKGYQISQYELPICEGGWLEVALDGGTKRVSLIRAHLEEDAGKNLHDIGDGESHVDLNRAGTPLLEIVSAPDLRSSDEAVAYLKTLRELVVYLGICDGNMEEGSFRCDANVSIRPLGSETYGTRVELKNINSFRYVKRAIEYEVQRQIDQVESGQRIVQETRLFDPQRGVTASMRTKEDAHDYRYFPEPDLVPLAPPAAWIEEIRTGLPELPEAKRARFAAQYGLSSYDATVLTGSRALAEYYEAVVRQGGPAKAAANWIMSELLALLNADGLEIEACRVTPKSLAALFALMENGTISGKIAKTVFEEMYRTGAEPDAVVAAKGLTQVSDAGELAAVIDQVLADSPKELEQYRSGKDKLFGFFVGQVMKRTQGKANPAKVNELLKARLAP